From Oryzias melastigma strain HK-1 linkage group LG15, ASM292280v2, whole genome shotgun sequence, one genomic window encodes:
- the p4ha1b gene encoding prolyl 4-hydroxylase subunit alpha-1b isoform X1, whose amino-acid sequence MELPCWCLLLLSCLESLSANNDFFTSIGQMTDLLYTEKDLVTSLKDYIRAEENKLEQVKRWADKLDSLTSTATQDPEGFLGHPVNAFKLMKRLNTEWGNLESLVLSDTTDGFISNLTIQRQYFPTDEDQTGAAKALLRLQDTYKLDANTISTGDLPGVKHKNRMTVEDCYELGKVAYTEADYYHTELWMAQALRQLEEGEESPLDKVTVLDYLSYAIYQQGELERALDYTKKLLQLDPEHQRAKGNQKYFEYQLEKEEKKEKTTEKETEQQDRGKRDTTQTKKKKSQKTFSLIPERKKYEMLCRGEGIRMTPRRQSKLFCRYYDNKHNPKFVLGPVKQQDEWDRPYIVRYIDIISDEEIEKIKQLAKPRLRRATISNPVTGVLETAPYRISKSAWLTSYEDPVVEKINQRIEDLTGLEMDTAEELQVANYGVGGQYEPHFDFGRKDEPDAFKELGTGNRIATWLFYMSDVSAGGATVFPDVGASVGPQKGTAVFWYNLFASGEGDYSTRHAACPVLVGNKWVSNKWIHERGQEWRRPCGLNETE is encoded by the exons ATGGAGCTACCGTGTTGGTGTTTGTTATTGCTGAGCTGCCTGGAGTCGCTCTCAGCCAACAATGATTTTTTCACATCAATAG GGCAGATGACAGATCTCCTGTACACAGAAAAAGACCTCGTCACGTCTCTCAAAGACTACATCCGAGCCGAGGAAAACAAGCTGGAGCAGGTCAAACG GTGGGCTGATAAGTTGGACTCCCTGACATCCACCGCCACACAGGATCCCGAAGGTTTCCTGGGTCACCCCGTGAACGCCTTCAAGCTGATGAAGAGGCTCAACACAGAGTGGGGGAACCTGGAGAGCCTTGTACTTAGTGACACCACCGATG GATTCATTTCCAACTTGACCATCCAGAGGCAGTATTTCCCCACGGACGAGGACCAAACTGGGGCCGCTAAAGCTCTTCTCCGCTTACAAGACACATACAAGCTAGATGCCAATACCATCTCTACAGGAGACCTACCTG GAGTGAAGCACAAGAACCGCATGACGGTGGAGGACTGTTACGAACTGGGCAAAGTGGCCTATACTGAGGCGGACTACTATCACACCGAGCTGTGGATGGCCCAGGCCTTGAGGCAGctggaggagggagaggagtcCCCTTTAGACAAAGTGACTGTTCTGGACTATTTGAGTTATGCCATCTACCAGCAGGGGGAGCTGGAGCGCGCGCTGGATTATACCAAGAAGCTGCTTCAGTTAG ATCCAGAGCATCAGCGCGCCAAAGGCAATCAGAAGTACTTTGAGTACCAGTTggagaaagaggaaaagaaggaaaagaccACAGAAAAAGAAACCGAACAACAAGATCGAGGGAAAAGAGACACAACCCaaacgaagaagaagaagtctcAAAAGACTTTCTCTCTGATCCCAGAAAGGAAGAAGTACGAGATGCTTTGTCGAGGCGAAGGAATCCGGATG ACGCCCCGCAGACAGAGCAAATTGTTCTGTCGTTACTACGACAACAAACACAACCCCAAGTTTGTGCTGGGGCCCGTCAAGCAGCAAGACGAGTGGGACCGGCCCTACATCGTTCGCTACATCGACATCATCTCCGACGAAGAAATTGAGAAGATCAAGCAGTTGGCCAAACCGCGG CTGCGCAGGGCAACCATCTCCAACCCCGTCACTGGAGTGCTGGAGACTGCTCCTTACAGGATCAGCAAAAG CGCTTGGCTCACTTCGTACGAAGATCCGGTGGTTGAGAAGATCAACCAGAGGATTGAAGATCTCACAGGGTTGGAAATGGACACGGCAGAAGAGCTGCAG GTTGCAAACTACGGCGTGGGAGGACAATATGAACCTCACTTTGACTTTGGAAGG AAAGACGAGCCAGATGCCTTTAAGGAGCTGGGTACAGGGAACCGCATTGCGACGTGGCTCTTTTAT ATGAGTGATGTGTCTGCAGGGGGCGCCACAGTATTTCCTGACGTTGGTGCGTCAGTTGGACCTCAGAAG GGTACGGCTGTGTTTTGGTACAACCTGTTTGCCAGCGGGGAGGGCGACTACAGCACCCGACACGCAGCCTGTCCAGTGTTGGTGGGCAATAAGTGGG TATCAAACAAGTGGATCCATGAAAGAGGCCAGGAATGGCGGCGACCTTGCGGCCTAAATGAAACTGAGTGA
- the p4ha1b gene encoding prolyl 4-hydroxylase subunit alpha-1b isoform X2: MELPCWCLLLLSCLESLSANNDFFTSIGQMTDLLYTEKDLVTSLKDYIRAEENKLEQVKRWADKLDSLTSTATQDPEGFLGHPVNAFKLMKRLNTEWGNLESLVLSDTTDGFISNLTIQRQYFPTDEDQTGAAKALLRLQDTYKLDANTISTGDLPGVKHKNRMTVEDCYELGKVAYTEADYYHTELWMAQALRQLEEGEESPLDKVTVLDYLSYAIYQQGELERALDYTKKLLQLDPEHQRAKGNQKYFEYQLEKEEKKEKTTEKETEQQDRGKRDTTQTKKKKSQKTFSLIPERKKYEMLCRGEGIRMTPRRQSKLFCRYYDNKHNPKFVLGPVKQQDEWDRPYIVRYIDIISDEEIEKIKQLAKPRLRRATVHDPQTGKLTTAQYRVSKSAWLTSYEDPVVEKINQRIEDLTGLEMDTAEELQVANYGVGGQYEPHFDFGRKDEPDAFKELGTGNRIATWLFYMSDVSAGGATVFPDVGASVGPQKGTAVFWYNLFASGEGDYSTRHAACPVLVGNKWVSNKWIHERGQEWRRPCGLNETE, translated from the exons ATGGAGCTACCGTGTTGGTGTTTGTTATTGCTGAGCTGCCTGGAGTCGCTCTCAGCCAACAATGATTTTTTCACATCAATAG GGCAGATGACAGATCTCCTGTACACAGAAAAAGACCTCGTCACGTCTCTCAAAGACTACATCCGAGCCGAGGAAAACAAGCTGGAGCAGGTCAAACG GTGGGCTGATAAGTTGGACTCCCTGACATCCACCGCCACACAGGATCCCGAAGGTTTCCTGGGTCACCCCGTGAACGCCTTCAAGCTGATGAAGAGGCTCAACACAGAGTGGGGGAACCTGGAGAGCCTTGTACTTAGTGACACCACCGATG GATTCATTTCCAACTTGACCATCCAGAGGCAGTATTTCCCCACGGACGAGGACCAAACTGGGGCCGCTAAAGCTCTTCTCCGCTTACAAGACACATACAAGCTAGATGCCAATACCATCTCTACAGGAGACCTACCTG GAGTGAAGCACAAGAACCGCATGACGGTGGAGGACTGTTACGAACTGGGCAAAGTGGCCTATACTGAGGCGGACTACTATCACACCGAGCTGTGGATGGCCCAGGCCTTGAGGCAGctggaggagggagaggagtcCCCTTTAGACAAAGTGACTGTTCTGGACTATTTGAGTTATGCCATCTACCAGCAGGGGGAGCTGGAGCGCGCGCTGGATTATACCAAGAAGCTGCTTCAGTTAG ATCCAGAGCATCAGCGCGCCAAAGGCAATCAGAAGTACTTTGAGTACCAGTTggagaaagaggaaaagaaggaaaagaccACAGAAAAAGAAACCGAACAACAAGATCGAGGGAAAAGAGACACAACCCaaacgaagaagaagaagtctcAAAAGACTTTCTCTCTGATCCCAGAAAGGAAGAAGTACGAGATGCTTTGTCGAGGCGAAGGAATCCGGATG ACGCCCCGCAGACAGAGCAAATTGTTCTGTCGTTACTACGACAACAAACACAACCCCAAGTTTGTGCTGGGGCCCGTCAAGCAGCAAGACGAGTGGGACCGGCCCTACATCGTTCGCTACATCGACATCATCTCCGACGAAGAAATTGAGAAGATCAAGCAGTTGGCCAAACCGCGG TTAAGGCGCGCCACGGTGCATGACCCCCAAACTGGGAAACTTACCACAGCCCAATACCGAGTCTCCAAGAG CGCTTGGCTCACTTCGTACGAAGATCCGGTGGTTGAGAAGATCAACCAGAGGATTGAAGATCTCACAGGGTTGGAAATGGACACGGCAGAAGAGCTGCAG GTTGCAAACTACGGCGTGGGAGGACAATATGAACCTCACTTTGACTTTGGAAGG AAAGACGAGCCAGATGCCTTTAAGGAGCTGGGTACAGGGAACCGCATTGCGACGTGGCTCTTTTAT ATGAGTGATGTGTCTGCAGGGGGCGCCACAGTATTTCCTGACGTTGGTGCGTCAGTTGGACCTCAGAAG GGTACGGCTGTGTTTTGGTACAACCTGTTTGCCAGCGGGGAGGGCGACTACAGCACCCGACACGCAGCCTGTCCAGTGTTGGTGGGCAATAAGTGGG TATCAAACAAGTGGATCCATGAAAGAGGCCAGGAATGGCGGCGACCTTGCGGCCTAAATGAAACTGAGTGA